In Candidatus Hydrogenedentota bacterium, the DNA window TGCGCGGCGTCAATTTTCGGGGATGCGACTACCGGCGGCTCCGGCTGCGCAATGCCGCTTGCGAAGGCGCGCTCTTCCGCGACGCGCAGTTGAACGATTCCCAGCTCAATAACTCCAATTTTTCCGGCGCGGATTTTGAAGGCGCGAAGTTGGTTGGCGCCGACCTCGGCGGCGCGCATTTTGACAGGGCGCACTTGATACGCGCCGACTTCACGGGCGCCGATCTCCGCGGCGCGAGCCTGGCCTACGCCGACTGCCGCGGGGCCAATTTCAAAAACGTCGCTTTCGACGCCAACACCGACTTCACCGGCGCCAGCCTCGCCGGCGCACGAAATCTCCCCCCGGCGCTGCGCGATCAGGCCGCCCGCGCCGGCGCGTCCTTCTGATTTCGCCGCCGCGCGCGCGTACCGTGCGGCGGCGCCGCCCCGCGTGCTACTGTACCGCGCATAGCACTACCCCGCCCCAGCCCCCGAAGGTTCACCCCATTCATGCGCGTACTCGGCCTTGACCCCGGCACCGCCACCACCGGCTACGGCGTGGTGGAAGGCAAGGGAAGCCGCCTCCACCACATCGCACACGGCGTCATCACCACCCCGCCC includes these proteins:
- a CDS encoding pentapeptide repeat-containing protein, which codes for MLDFVRKHRIEFITFAMAITLSAILFVWIETRKPGGGLLRRFHPEVAILHKTTSEPLAWGDSYKDAVRRHLVRRFGRWSSDSPGGPRQRGATITPMEPPDRLEGADLRGVNFRGCDYRRLRLRNAACEGALFRDAQLNDSQLNNSNFSGADFEGAKLVGADLGGAHFDRAHLIRADFTGADLRGASLAYADCRGANFKNVAFDANTDFTGASLAGARNLPPALRDQAARAGASF